A window from Mesotoga sp. UBA6090 encodes these proteins:
- a CDS encoding DUF1788 domain-containing protein: protein MADIKQELDKIKERISDVNFLANKGLSNEVGIHVFKYAPQYELIVRDYIERLANTSSDNYRVIERDMYKILLEILAEKRVLGTVPALEQKKGKDYLLAQLQKIATPEAFLAKMKYEPHLHGDVLFLTGVGKVYPFMRSHKMLDSMQQVFSDVPIVLFYPGEFNGQSLSLFNKFHDGNYYRAFNLL from the coding sequence ATGGCAGACATCAAACAAGAACTTGATAAGATCAAGGAACGCATCTCCGACGTGAACTTCCTCGCAAACAAAGGGCTTTCCAACGAAGTGGGGATTCACGTTTTCAAATACGCACCGCAATACGAACTCATTGTCCGCGACTACATTGAGAGGCTAGCTAATACATCATCTGATAACTACAGGGTCATCGAGCGGGATATGTATAAAATCTTGCTTGAGATTTTGGCTGAAAAACGCGTGCTTGGCACTGTCCCGGCTCTCGAGCAAAAGAAAGGCAAAGACTACCTCCTCGCTCAGCTTCAAAAGATAGCCACGCCGGAGGCGTTCCTCGCCAAGATGAAATATGAGCCGCACCTGCACGGCGATGTGCTTTTCCTGACTGGTGTAGGCAAAGTATACCCCTTCATGCGGTCTCACAAAATGCTAGACAGTATGCAGCAGGTCTTCTCAGATGTGCCGATTGTACTGTTCTATCCAGGAGAGTTCAACGGGCAAAGCCTAAGTCTATTCAATAAGTTCCACGACGGGAACTATTACAGGGCGTTCAATCTGCTCTAA